The Paenibacillus sp. RC334 nucleotide sequence CAAAGGGAGCATGGATATCGCTCCATGTATTGAATTCGGTAGCCATATCAGCAAAATCCTGATAATCCGAGCGAAGCACGGCTCCATCTTTGAGCTTAAACCTGCCCAGCTCCAGTTCATCCAGACCCAGCTCTGGCTCATCCTCCAGCACAATATCCGCATGATGAACAGTGAAATCCGGTCGATCCGTTTGTTCCATAAATAGCAGCTTCAACACCGACAGCCGCCCCATAGCCTTATATGGTACTTCCTGCTCTTGCTCCAGCAGGTACAGCCTGCCCTTGTGCTTTACAATGCCTCTGCCAATGGTCAGCGTGTGCTCCCCGACAGTGACGTTCATCCCGGTAATAATGCCATCCGAATAATCCTGATACCGGATATCCAGAAAACTGCGAGGATAATCTCGCAGATTTTCCAGCATCTCGGTTTTAAGAATACGGCCTTTCTCAAACTTCGGAACGATATGGGTTAACATGGTTTCCCTCCTTTCACAATTCTTCTTTATTCAGGGGAACAGACAGCCGATTCACACCGGGCGCAGGAGGTGGAACAGTAACTCCATCATCGGTGGGCTGAGCTTTACTTCCTCCGAGTAATCCAGTAAACAGGCGAAAATTCTTTTCTAAAAATCTGCGTATATCCATCGTGCTCCCCCTGATTGAAAACTGCGATTCATTAGGATTTTAAGATCTATTTATCTACCTTTACAGCCCGGCTCCCCGCTCGGCCTGCTCACGCAGGATATGATTCAGCTCGCGTTTATCCACGACGTAGGTACGAGCGATCAGATCGTGAAGGGCTTGTTTTCTAGCTGTAAAGGCTGTCATGATAAAGCCGATGCACAGAATGATAGCGGATATAAACTTACTCCAATGGCGGGCACTGGCACGTCCAAAGCTGAGCCTCTGGTTAAACTCATCTACCACGACGATCCCGAGAGCCAGCTTGCCCACCGAGGCTTTGCATTTGGAAGATTCCATAATCGCGTGATACAGCCACAGCGCACCCCAATTAAGCAAAGTCTGTCCAACCATCTTTATGGTAAAAATAGGGGGCGATCCGTCTGTGAGTAAAGAGGTTTCCACCGAAGAAGACCCCCCAGTCCCCAATGGCTTGAATCACAAACCAGATCAGACCCAGAATCATAAACACGAACCACATCAACAGATTGTCAATAATACTCGCCAAAACCCGTTTCCAAAAACCTGCGTATAACATACTATATCCTCCATATATTGTATTTTTATTCCACGGTGTCTCCTGGTATTTCGCACTTCATAGTGTCTTCGTATCGCGCTGTATGCTGCCTCTGTTGGCCTGTCCTACTTCGTACCGTCAAAGAAATCCAGCTCGGAGAGATCGTTTTCGAAGGCAAAAAAGCGTTTGGGTCCCAGATGCAGCAATTCATCCCGGCGGGTAACCGGCACCACATAAAAGCCCCAACGGCTGTCGCCTGCAAAAACAAAATATTTCGTCTCACCGTTGCGAATAGAGTCGGTATCATCCTGCGGAATATCCCGCCCGTACAGCACGGCGATTTCCTCATATGGCATCGGCTCAAAGGCTTCTGGCCGACTGCGGTACACATGGCGCTGACGCAGCTTGCCACCGTTCGCCGTCAGGAAAAATTCCACCTCGGCCGCATGGGACGGCCTGGAAATAGAGCCGCGCACGCGGTTGCTTTCCAAGCTCGCAATCAGCTCCTTCTCGCGCCCCGTATGCGTCCATGCGCTGACGGTGTACGGAATAGCTGGAATATGATTGGTAATGACAGGCTCAATCGTGCCCATTTTTTTGGCGTTCAAGTAACGGATAGCGCCGCGCAGACAGGCCATTTTCAGCTCGGGCACCCGACTCAGGTCCTCCGCCTTCTGACGGAACTCAATACTGCGCCCCGGCACAAATTCCTTGAGTGCCTCACGGAACACATCAATTCGGCAGGACTGCCCGGTCAGCTTGATAATCGAGTAATCCTGCAAGCGCCCCTCCTGATAAAAATCATCCAGAAACTTACGCACAATATTATAGATATCCGCCTTGAGAAGCTGCTGTATTTCACGGATATTGAACACTACATCAGGCAATCCATATTCATCACGAAAACGTCCATTTTCGATGACTGAAACCAGCCAACGATCCATCACGGCAATGTTCAGATCGCTTTCAGATGAAAATACCTGCTCTGATTCGAAGCGGCTGCGCAGGATGCCTGTGCGTAAGAAAAATTCCTTTTTCATATTTTCCGCCGCGCTCCACAGCAGATGAAAATTGCTTAGCACCCGCTGATATTCATCCCGTGTGGCATGCTCGTACTGCTTGAATGCCGTAGGCAAGATGGCCTCTGCCTCTCGATAACGTTCCTCCAGTCCGGCATACACAGCATCTACGCCAAACTCATCCACATGGCGGTACAAATCCCCTGAAGGAATGCCGATCAAGGCATCAATATCAGTGTCAGGCAATCGCGTTTCCGCAGCATAATAGCCTGCAAACACAATTTTCATGAACTGCATAATCCGATACGTCAGATTGTTTCCGCCAAAATTGGTATCCCCATTTTCATACGTGGTGTGGATATCCAGCTTATAGGCAATACGTCCATCCTCAATGCGAAATCGGCAGGATGATAAATCCGTTGTACCTCCACCACAATCGATCACAAGAGCCTGATATTCCTCACCATCCGCAAACGTCCCTCGTTCCATCTGGTCTGCCAGTGTATTGTACAGCACAGCCAGCCCTTCATCCAGTGCATCCTCTGCTTCAATCCGATAATCCGGTAAAATATCGCTAAACATCTCGATAAACTGAGGCTGCAGCTTGACGGGTGCTGAAAAATGAAGGTTACGAAACCGGCACTTGAATTGCTGCTCGGCTGTGGCAATCACATAGCGTATAAAAGCCGCCAGAATTTCGCTGCGGAAAGCAGTCGCCGTATTCCCCTCGGAATCCATTAATTCCTCGGTTCGCTTATAGTCGTTGACCCAGCGCTTGATACCCCGTAGTACTGTCGCCCGGCTGCCCGCTACATCCGTTCCACGCAGTGCTTCCTCTCCGAATACATATACGATATGCTCCGGGTTAGAGCAGTCCGCGACACGAATGGCGGT carries:
- a CDS encoding DNA and RNA helicase, whose product is MLTHIVPKFEKGRILKTEMLENLRDYPRSFLDIRYQDYSDGIITGMNVTVGEHTLTIGRGIVKHKGRLYLLEQEQEVPYKAMGRLSVLKLLFMEQTDRPDFTVHHADIVLEDEPELGLDELELGRFKLKDGAVLRSDYQDFADMATEFNTWSDIHAPFAGLHQSTLRPETMRYFASELLKSGATDPMDCMFALMCLNLEAVDRESIQHYIANRSGAEYRDYSQVQLHRQLVLILEGAGRGKRTAGRWQGGGAGRMIVD
- a CDS encoding molecular chaperone, translated to MNGPYTYRLLDPLTDRKGIRFTAKYTRAELEQMTTFQLRGICDKERLVEGFANRLAREELIRVILRFRSAEEHLLITRPNPGGFERIESALRQNWNDRRQESGGIRVPAKITLYQGVRTGRMDNYRIESDLPWLNASNVLLVNAVGDLCGILNLVKDEGRTGVYYLSRHLDAELRETTNHNYSLLFLRRQESEYFYNLYYGDKPMLPLKLQGQRIPVAELIIRGTETTDAVLAVDFGTSNTTAGAYLDSSYVTAPDAGMSSTVRLNAINYVSFPGPEGAEGDWIEVLPTAIRVADCSNPEHIVYVFGEEALRGTDVAGSRATVLRGIKRWVNDYKRTEELMDSEGNTATAFRSEILAAFIRYVIATAEQQFKCRFRNLHFSAPVKLQPQFIEMFSDILPDYRIEAEDALDEGLAVLYNTLADQMERGTFADGEEYQALVIDCGGGTTDLSSCRFRIEDGRIAYKLDIHTTYENGDTNFGGNNLTYRIMQFMKIVFAGYYAAETRLPDTDIDALIGIPSGDLYRHVDEFGVDAVYAGLEERYREAEAILPTAFKQYEHATRDEYQRVLSNFHLLWSAAENMKKEFFLRTGILRSRFESEQVFSSESDLNIAVMDRWLVSVIENGRFRDEYGLPDVVFNIREIQQLLKADIYNIVRKFLDDFYQEGRLQDYSIIKLTGQSCRIDVFREALKEFVPGRSIEFRQKAEDLSRVPELKMACLRGAIRYLNAKKMGTIEPVITNHIPAIPYTVSAWTHTGREKELIASLESNRVRGSISRPSHAAEVEFFLTANGGKLRQRHVYRSRPEAFEPMPYEEIAVLYGRDIPQDDTDSIRNGETKYFVFAGDSRWGFYVVPVTRRDELLHLGPKRFFAFENDLSELDFFDGTK